A genome region from Pseudomonadota bacterium includes the following:
- a CDS encoding ATP-binding protein yields MKARNLYTRLWKELSNDKAMVFLSGPRQAGKTTLARMIADDFPNSLYWSWDILADRATFLENPVFFENVKRKDSSTPLIVLDEIHKYRDWKNCLKGFCDGYHNRYRFLVTGSGRLDLYQKGGDSLAGRYLPFRLWPFTIAELAEENRPFDDFLSNSLEITMERNVEMMAIWSKIETLSGFPEPFLLNRIPSYRRWSQVYARQLIREDIRDMTDVKSVGGMETLYELLPSRVGSPLSFTSLSEILHVSYNTARSWLDIFERFFLVFSIAPWTEKVARAIQKEKKYYLWDIPRIKDQGARLENMVAAELWRAVTCWNDRGLGNFSLHFIRNKEKEEVDFLIADEHNPLLLVETKLNDTKPSGALKKFQRYLGVKAIQLTHEGDGFQILSNGGLPVLVAPACQWLSRLP; encoded by the coding sequence TTGAAAGCCCGTAATCTATATACGCGTTTATGGAAGGAACTGTCCAACGACAAAGCGATGGTCTTCCTTTCGGGACCCAGACAGGCAGGAAAAACAACCCTGGCACGAATGATTGCCGATGATTTTCCCAACAGTCTTTACTGGAGCTGGGACATTCTGGCTGACAGGGCAACTTTTCTTGAGAACCCCGTTTTTTTCGAAAATGTAAAGCGCAAGGACAGTTCAACCCCCCTTATTGTTCTCGATGAAATCCACAAGTACCGAGACTGGAAGAACTGTCTGAAGGGGTTTTGCGATGGATACCACAACAGATATCGCTTTCTTGTGACAGGGAGCGGGAGGCTTGACCTTTATCAGAAAGGCGGTGATTCCCTGGCCGGACGATACCTTCCTTTCCGCCTGTGGCCTTTTACAATTGCAGAGCTTGCCGAAGAAAACAGACCTTTCGATGACTTTCTAAGCAATTCTCTTGAAATCACTATGGAACGAAATGTCGAAATGATGGCCATCTGGTCGAAGATTGAGACATTGAGCGGGTTTCCTGAACCGTTCCTGCTTAACCGTATCCCTTCATATAGAAGATGGTCACAGGTCTACGCACGACAACTGATCAGGGAAGATATCAGAGATATGACCGATGTAAAATCCGTTGGCGGCATGGAAACGCTGTACGAGTTGTTGCCGTCCAGAGTGGGCAGTCCTCTTTCTTTTACCTCCCTATCCGAAATTCTTCACGTTTCTTACAACACAGCGCGAAGCTGGCTTGATATTTTTGAAAGGTTTTTTCTCGTTTTCAGTATTGCCCCATGGACAGAGAAAGTTGCGCGTGCCATCCAGAAGGAGAAGAAGTATTATCTCTGGGATATTCCGCGAATTAAAGACCAGGGGGCACGATTAGAGAACATGGTCGCCGCTGAGTTGTGGCGCGCCGTTACGTGCTGGAACGACAGAGGACTTGGTAATTTCTCTCTTCATTTTATTAGAAATAAAGAAAAAGAGGAAGTGGATTTTTTAATTGCCGATGAGCATAATCCTCTTTTGCTTGTTGAGACGAAATTAAATGATACAAAACCTTCCGGTGCCCTTAAGAAATTTCAGCGTTATTTGGGTGTAAAGGCGATTCAGCTTACACACGAGGGGGATGGATTTCAAATACTATCCAACGGCGGTCTTCCAGTGCTTGTTGCACCCGCCTGTCAGTGGCTTTCCCGCTTGCCTTAA
- a CDS encoding site-2 protease family protein — translation MGLINLLFKDPLAFVLVAIPLLYSIILHELAHGWVAYKMGDSTAKWLGRLSLNPIKHLDPIGTIMLFVFGFGWAKPVPVNFNNLRDERKGIIFVSAAGIVANIILAFFSFLLLRLLTPSPFGILSTILYYFAQINIMLAAFNLIPIPPLDGSKILMGFLSRKAQYTLERIEPYGMFIIIALLYLGVLNPLIVFLRQAILSVIGILLP, via the coding sequence ATGGGCCTCATTAATCTATTATTTAAAGATCCCCTTGCCTTTGTTTTAGTGGCTATTCCCTTGCTATACTCAATCATACTACATGAACTGGCACATGGGTGGGTTGCCTATAAAATGGGCGACTCCACTGCAAAATGGCTCGGAAGGTTGAGTCTGAACCCCATAAAACATCTGGACCCTATCGGAACAATTATGCTCTTTGTTTTCGGATTCGGCTGGGCAAAACCGGTTCCTGTAAATTTCAATAATTTGCGTGATGAACGAAAAGGGATCATTTTTGTCTCAGCAGCAGGAATTGTGGCAAATATTATTCTTGCCTTCTTTTCTTTCCTGCTCCTTCGCCTTCTCACGCCCTCGCCCTTTGGAATACTGTCCACAATCCTTTACTATTTTGCACAGATCAATATCATGCTCGCAGCGTTCAATTTAATCCCCATACCCCCCCTCGACGGGTCCAAAATCCTCATGGGTTTTCTGTCCAGGAAGGCACAGTATACCCTTGAACGGATTGAACCTTATGGCATGTTTATCATTATTGCCCTTTTATACCTCGGCGTTTTAAATCCCCTCATTGTCTTCCTCAGACAGGCTATCCTGAGTGTTATCGGAATTTTATTACCGTAA
- a CDS encoding radical SAM protein, which translates to MYEQGVIRPPSEASSLLVRVTRNCPWNQCVFCPAYKGTKFSRRTVEEVKKDLDNMAKEYGGYSVRTAFLQDGDTLVLKTEDVLEVLRYIKQKFPTIERVTSYARAPTLKKRSVEELKQLKEAGLTRIHVGMESGSEKVLKMVKKGITQDDIVVGGRHVKEAGIELSEYIMPGLGGRTLSEEHALETARLLNMVEPDFIRVRTFAMHPMSPMLKMVENGTFVPMTDEEIVAEIRLLVENLSEMHSYFSCADFGLNLLMYVDGYLDENKAKMLNDLDDYLSLTKEQKQAYSLLRRGSYINYPAGVVRDEEVMKKVRPEIEKREKSGKDGFCQYINHLMTYQLPQPQTEEWK; encoded by the coding sequence ATGTATGAACAAGGGGTCATAAGGCCGCCAAGTGAGGCGTCGAGCCTTCTGGTAAGGGTAACGAGAAATTGTCCGTGGAATCAGTGTGTCTTCTGTCCGGCCTACAAAGGGACAAAGTTTTCGCGGAGGACAGTAGAAGAGGTCAAAAAAGATTTAGACAATATGGCAAAGGAGTATGGAGGTTATTCGGTCCGGACAGCCTTTTTACAGGATGGCGACACGCTCGTGTTAAAAACAGAAGATGTTCTGGAGGTCTTGCGATACATCAAACAAAAATTTCCCACCATTGAACGGGTAACATCCTATGCGAGGGCGCCAACGCTGAAGAAAAGGAGTGTAGAAGAGCTTAAACAATTAAAAGAAGCCGGATTAACAAGGATACATGTAGGAATGGAAAGCGGCTCTGAAAAAGTGCTGAAAATGGTCAAAAAAGGGATAACCCAGGACGATATTGTCGTTGGCGGCAGACATGTTAAAGAAGCCGGCATTGAACTCTCTGAATATATCATGCCCGGCCTTGGCGGTCGTACTTTAAGTGAAGAACATGCCTTAGAAACAGCAAGGTTATTGAATATGGTTGAACCGGATTTCATCAGGGTTCGTACCTTTGCCATGCATCCCATGTCTCCCATGCTGAAGATGGTCGAAAATGGAACATTTGTTCCTATGACTGACGAGGAGATTGTGGCCGAGATCAGGCTTCTTGTGGAAAATCTGAGCGAAATGCACAGCTATTTCTCCTGTGCCGATTTCGGCTTGAACCTTTTGATGTATGTGGATGGGTATCTCGATGAAAACAAGGCAAAAATGCTGAACGATCTCGATGACTATCTCTCTCTTACAAAGGAGCAGAAACAGGCCTACTCACTTCTCCGGCGAGGCTCCTACATAAATTATCCTGCAGGGGTGGTCCGTGATGAAGAGGTGATGAAAAAGGTTCGTCCCGAAATCGAGAAAAGGGAGAAGAGCGGCAAGGACGGGTTTTGTCAATATATAAACCACCTTATGACCTATCAGCTCCCCCAGCCACAAACGGAGGAGTGGAAGTAA
- a CDS encoding aldehyde ferredoxin oxidoreductase family protein: protein MKGFFNQILVIDLTWKKYYKEEVPDEVYENYLGGKGLAAYLLLTRNKAGVDPLSPENHFIVALGPVNDTPVWGTSRYGVFTKSPLTGFISHSYSGGRVAAPISRTGYDAIILKGKSEKPVYLEISDEDVKFHDAERIWGLDAYKAEDTILERTAKKGAGALVIGPAGERLVKFATIANNYWRCAGRTGVGAVLGSKMVKGIVFHGNKARVLADPEAVMKFKNEWRKKITNYPSAAFYKKMGTTGLVAIINTLEAFPTRYWHEGRMEGWENISGEMLHSTYKVKPHACNRCLLACGRLTTITEGRHAGLKIEGPEYETIYAFGGLCLIDRLDEIIYLNDICDRLGIDTITGGNLAAFAIEASRMGKISEKLDYGDVDAIAQLLNQISRREGIGEVLAEGIVRAAKEWGMEDIAIHVKGLEPAGYDPRFFKAMGLAYATSDRGACHLRSTAFKAEVAGIIPPEQTEGKAAVFIDYEDRLTLQDALILCRFYRDLYLWDELASIVHMTTGMDVNKEDLQRIASNIQDITRNFNIREGLTRADDTLPPRFFEEPLGSKKDTITREQLEYMKSDYYRLRGWDKDGIPKDTSSLTKGKAKC, encoded by the coding sequence ATGAAAGGGTTCTTTAATCAAATTCTTGTTATCGATTTGACCTGGAAAAAATATTACAAGGAAGAGGTTCCCGATGAAGTATACGAAAACTATCTTGGCGGGAAGGGTCTTGCAGCCTATCTGCTGCTTACAAGGAATAAGGCCGGGGTTGATCCCCTGTCTCCGGAAAACCATTTCATAGTAGCCTTGGGGCCTGTGAACGACACACCTGTCTGGGGGACGAGCAGGTATGGTGTTTTTACGAAGAGCCCCCTTACCGGATTTATTTCTCATTCTTACTCGGGGGGAAGGGTTGCCGCGCCCATCAGCAGGACCGGTTATGACGCAATAATCCTCAAAGGGAAGAGTGAAAAACCCGTGTATCTTGAAATAAGCGATGAAGATGTAAAATTTCATGATGCAGAAAGGATTTGGGGTCTTGATGCATATAAAGCTGAGGACACAATATTGGAGAGAACCGCTAAAAAAGGCGCCGGTGCATTGGTAATAGGTCCGGCAGGAGAGAGGTTGGTCAAATTTGCAACTATAGCGAATAATTACTGGCGCTGTGCCGGAAGAACAGGGGTTGGAGCGGTCCTGGGCTCAAAAATGGTAAAGGGTATCGTTTTCCACGGGAATAAGGCGAGGGTGCTTGCCGATCCTGAAGCTGTCATGAAATTCAAAAACGAATGGCGAAAAAAAATAACCAATTATCCTTCCGCAGCCTTCTATAAAAAGATGGGAACCACGGGTCTCGTAGCAATCATCAACACGCTGGAGGCCTTTCCGACGCGTTACTGGCACGAAGGGCGGATGGAAGGGTGGGAAAATATCAGCGGAGAAATGCTCCATTCCACATATAAGGTTAAACCACATGCATGTAACAGATGTCTCCTTGCCTGCGGGAGGTTGACAACCATAACTGAAGGCAGACATGCAGGTCTGAAGATTGAAGGCCCGGAATATGAAACGATTTACGCCTTTGGCGGTTTGTGCCTGATAGACCGTCTTGATGAGATCATATATTTGAATGACATATGTGACAGGCTGGGGATAGACACGATTACGGGCGGTAATCTTGCAGCATTTGCCATAGAAGCATCAAGAATGGGGAAGATCAGCGAAAAACTTGATTACGGTGATGTTGATGCAATTGCACAGTTACTCAACCAGATTTCACGGAGAGAGGGCATAGGGGAAGTATTGGCTGAAGGCATTGTCCGGGCTGCGAAAGAGTGGGGCATGGAGGACATAGCCATCCATGTGAAAGGGTTGGAGCCGGCCGGATATGATCCAAGATTTTTCAAAGCCATGGGGCTCGCCTATGCTACATCGGACAGAGGTGCGTGCCATCTCCGCTCTACTGCCTTCAAGGCAGAGGTGGCGGGGATCATCCCCCCTGAACAGACAGAAGGCAAAGCGGCAGTCTTTATTGATTACGAAGACAGGCTTACGCTCCAGGATGCACTCATCCTGTGCAGGTTTTACCGTGACCTTTACCTCTGGGATGAACTGGCCTCCATTGTTCACATGACAACCGGCATGGACGTAAATAAGGAAGACCTCCAGCGGATTGCCTCAAATATCCAGGATATCACAAGGAATTTCAATATAAGGGAGGGACTCACGAGGGCCGATGACACCCTCCCTCCCCGCTTTTTTGAAGAGCCGTTAGGCTCGAAGAAAGATACTATAACGAGAGAACAGCTCGAATACATGAAAAGTGATTACTACAGGCTGAGGGGATGGGATAAAGACGGAATACCGAAAGACACTTCCTCCTTGACAAAAGGAAAAGCTAAATGCTAA
- a CDS encoding cupin domain-containing protein, producing the protein MIVRNFNDPEVLATTYIAHRGAVARMVMTSHFLQSMEFLAYAILPPGNVIEEHIDEVEEIYLILKGGGLMKVGNEEKEVKEWDATWIPAGEPHRLQNTKDEETVVLVIAAYPR; encoded by the coding sequence ATGATTGTAAGAAACTTTAATGATCCTGAAGTACTGGCAACCACCTACATCGCCCACCGTGGCGCTGTGGCAAGAATGGTTATGACAAGCCATTTTCTCCAGAGCATGGAATTTCTCGCCTACGCCATATTACCACCGGGAAATGTCATCGAAGAGCATATCGATGAAGTAGAAGAAATTTATTTAATTCTTAAAGGCGGCGGTCTTATGAAGGTGGGAAACGAAGAGAAAGAGGTCAAAGAATGGGATGCAACCTGGATACCTGCAGGTGAACCCCACCGCCTCCAAAATACGAAGGATGAAGAAACAGTTGTTCTTGTCATTGCAGCGTACCCGAGATAA
- a CDS encoding sodium:solute symporter family protein: protein MFYLITFTLIYLVVTVYLGYLGYRRTTTVSDYLLAGRQVHPLTMALSYGSTYVSTAAIIGFGGISALYGFSMSWLAFLNIMIGVWVAFVVFGKRTRKMGKALDAHTFPELLGRRYNSRFIQGFSGLVILVFMPVYTAAILIGIARFIEVYMNIPFTTALLGFLLITACYVLWGGLKGILYTSVFQGIIMVVSMVIIGITTYVMSGGVVNAHRALTELAPLVPQALQEIGHRGFTSMPAAGSSLWWFVITTMIMGVGIGVLGQPQLNVRFMTLKSDRDLNRSIPFTALFILFTTGIAFAVGALTNVVFYNTYTELPIQSVQGNVDKIIPLYVDRFYPQWFVALFLVTLMAAAMSASSAQFLATGSSLSRDILEQALLRGRSVAETTIVTRIGIVFGIFATLIIGLLLPEGVVAIATAFFFGLCGATFIPSYLFALYWKGGTKTGAKASIVCGFFLSLLWMLFFHEYESKAIGLCRWIFKCDALAGLPWNMIDPQVIALPVSFLVFLFVSRFTTPVREETVRKAFKHI from the coding sequence ATGTTTTATCTCATCACATTTACCTTAATATACCTTGTTGTAACCGTTTACCTCGGGTATCTCGGATATAGACGGACCACAACGGTATCGGATTATCTCCTCGCCGGGCGGCAGGTTCATCCTCTTACAATGGCTTTGAGCTATGGCTCAACGTATGTAAGCACAGCAGCAATCATCGGTTTTGGTGGTATCAGTGCGCTCTATGGTTTTAGCATGTCATGGCTCGCCTTTTTGAATATTATGATAGGCGTATGGGTTGCCTTTGTGGTGTTCGGAAAAAGAACGAGAAAAATGGGCAAAGCGCTTGATGCGCATACCTTTCCCGAACTTCTTGGAAGGCGTTACAATTCACGGTTCATCCAGGGCTTTTCAGGTCTCGTCATCCTCGTTTTTATGCCTGTATATACGGCAGCAATTCTGATTGGAATTGCGAGATTTATCGAAGTATATATGAATATCCCCTTTACCACAGCGTTACTCGGATTTTTGTTAATAACGGCCTGCTATGTCCTCTGGGGAGGCCTCAAGGGTATACTGTACACCTCTGTTTTCCAGGGCATCATTATGGTTGTGTCAATGGTAATCATCGGTATCACTACGTATGTCATGTCAGGAGGAGTTGTTAACGCCCACAGGGCATTAACGGAATTGGCACCCCTTGTTCCTCAGGCTTTGCAGGAGATAGGACACAGAGGATTTACTTCCATGCCCGCTGCCGGGTCTTCACTGTGGTGGTTTGTCATTACAACGATGATTATGGGAGTGGGTATTGGTGTTCTCGGACAGCCGCAGCTCAATGTAAGATTTATGACGCTGAAATCTGACCGTGACCTGAACAGGTCCATCCCTTTTACAGCGCTTTTTATCCTCTTCACAACCGGTATAGCTTTTGCGGTGGGGGCGCTTACTAATGTTGTTTTTTATAATACCTATACCGAATTGCCTATCCAGTCAGTCCAGGGAAATGTTGACAAGATAATCCCTCTGTATGTGGACAGATTTTACCCGCAGTGGTTTGTTGCTTTATTCCTCGTTACCCTCATGGCAGCGGCTATGAGCGCCAGCAGTGCCCAGTTCCTTGCCACCGGTTCATCACTGAGCAGGGATATTTTAGAACAGGCATTGCTCAGGGGGAGGTCTGTAGCAGAAACTACAATAGTTACCCGGATAGGCATAGTGTTCGGCATTTTCGCAACGCTGATAATCGGTCTTTTGCTCCCGGAAGGTGTAGTTGCTATTGCAACAGCCTTTTTCTTCGGTCTGTGCGGTGCAACCTTTATTCCATCATATCTTTTTGCCCTCTACTGGAAGGGTGGCACAAAAACAGGTGCAAAGGCGAGCATCGTCTGTGGTTTTTTTCTTTCTCTGTTGTGGATGCTGTTTTTCCATGAATACGAGTCAAAAGCCATAGGGTTATGCAGGTGGATATTCAAATGTGATGCCCTGGCCGGGTTGCCATGGAATATGATTGACCCGCAGGTTATTGCCCTCCCGGTTTCATTTCTTGTTTTTCTCTTTGTTTCCCGCTTTACAACACCAGTAAGGGAAGAGACCGTCAGGAAGGCCTTTAAACATATTTAA